One Microtus pennsylvanicus isolate mMicPen1 chromosome 3, mMicPen1.hap1, whole genome shotgun sequence DNA window includes the following coding sequences:
- the LOC142847260 gene encoding olfactory receptor 7G2-like, whose protein sequence is MEPANQTHISEFFLMGLAYVPELQPLIFNVFLLMYLITIMGNLLIILAVSIDSHLHKPMYFFLCNLSFTDICTSTTSVPKLLLNIQAHDQSITYIGCISQVYSMLTFCGVESCLLTVMAYDRYVAICQPLRYTIIMNPFLCILLVLLSLIISTINALLHTLLVLQLFFCTENDIPNFFCELGQITKLACSDTFINIIFIYLATIVFSVISLSGIIFSYFQIVSSILKIQSVGGRHKAFSTCGSHLSVVSLFYGTGLGVYMSSSVSNSSSSNVITSMMYSVVPQMLNPFIYSLRSKEIKGALRKIIVGIIYFL, encoded by the coding sequence ATGGAACCTGCAAACCAGACACATATTTCAGAATTTTTTCTCATGGGACTAGCTTACGTCCCTGAACTGCAGCCCCTCATCTTCAACGTGTTCCTGCTCATGTACCTCATCACCATCATGGGAAACCTACTCATTATCCTGGCTGTGAGCATAGACTCCCACCTCCACAAGCCCATGTATTTCTTCCTGTGTAATCTGTCTTTCACTGATATCTGTACGAGCACAACATCAGTCCCAAAGTTGCTGTTGAACATTCAAGCACATGACCAAAGCATCACTTACATAGGCTGCATCTCACAGGTGTATTCTATGTTGACATTTTGTGGTGTAGAAAGTTGTCTTCTCACTGTAATggcttatgaccgctatgtggccatttgTCAACCTCTGAGATACACAATTATTATGAACCCTTTCCTGTGCATCTTGCTAGTCTTACTTTCTCTGATAATCAGCACTATAAATGCACTGCTCCACACACTTCTGGTGTTGCAACTGTTCTTTTGCACAGAAAATGATATTCCCAACTTCTTCTGTGAACTTGGTCAAATCACAAAACTTGCCTGTTCTGATACATTTATCAATATTATCTTTATTTATCTGGCAACTATTGTATTTTCAGTTATCTCCCTCTCTGgaattattttctcttattttcaaatTGTGTCCTCGATTCTGAAGATCCAATCAGTTGGTGGAAGGCATAAAGCTTTTTCCACCTGTGGGTCTCATCTTTCAGTGGTATCTTTATTCTATGGGACTGGTTTAGGTGTGTACATGAGTTCTTCAGTTTCTAACTCTTCCAGCAGCAATGTAATAACATCTATGATGTACAGTGTGGTCCCTCAAATGCTGAATCCTTTCATCTACAGTTTGAGAAGCAAAGAAATCAAAGGGGCCTTGAGGAAGATCATCGTTGGGatcatttattttctgtaa
- the LOC142846834 gene encoding olfactory receptor 7G2-like gives MEPANQTCISEFFLMGLTYVPELQPLIFNVFLLMYLITIMGNLLIILAVSIDSHLHTPMYFFLCNLSFTDICASTTTVPKLLLNIQAHDQSITYVGCLSQVCFILIFCVLESCLLTVMAYDRYVAICQPLRYTIIMNPFLCILLVLLSLVISTINALLHTLLVLPLSFCTEQDIPNFFCELGQVTKLACSDTFINIIIIYTATIIFSVIPLSGIIFSYFQIVSSILKIPSVGGRHKAFSTCGSHLSVVSLFYGTGLGVYMSSSVSNSSSSNVIASMMYSVVPQMLNPFIYSFRNNEIKGALRKFITVAMVPIK, from the coding sequence ATGGAACCTGCAAATCAAACATGTATTTCAGAATTCTTTCTCATGGGACTAACATACGTCCCTGAACTGCAGCCTCTCATCTTCAACGTGTTCCTGCTCATGTACCTCATCACCATCATGGGAAACCTACTCATTATTTTGGCTGTAAGCATAGACTCCCACctccacactcccatgtacttcttcctgtgTAATCTATCTTTCACTGATATCTGTGCAAGCACAACGACAGTCCCAAAGTTGCTGTTGAACATCCAAGCACATGACCAGAGCATCACTTATGTAGGTTGCCTGTCCCAGGTGTGTTTTATattgatattttgtgttttagaaagttgtctcctcactgtgatggcttatgaccgctatgtggccatttgTCAACCTCTGAGATACACAATTATTATGAACCCTTTCTTATGCATCTTGTTAGTCTTACTTTCCCTGGTCATCAGCACTATAAATGCACTGCTCCACACACTTCTGGTTTTGCCGCTGTCATTTTGCACAGAACAAGATATCCCCAACTTTTTCTGTGAACTTGGTCAGGTCaccaagcttgcctgctctgatACATTTATCAACATAATCATAATTTATACTGCAACGATTATATTTTCAGTTATTCCCCTCTCTGgaattattttctcttattttcaaatTGTGTCCTCGATTCTGAAGATCCCATCAGTTGGTGGAAGGCATAAAGCTTTTTCCACCTGTGGGTCTCATCTTTCAGTGGTATCTTTATTCTATGGGACTGGTTTAGGTGTGTACATGAGTTCTTCAGTTTCTAACTCTTCCAGCAGCAATGTAATAGCATCCATGATGTACAGCGTGGTCCCTCAAATGCTGAATCCtttcatttacagtttcagaaacaATGAAATCAAGGGAGCCTTGAGGAAGTTCATCACTGTTGCAATGGTTCCAATTAAATGA